Part of the Bacillus sp. THAF10 genome is shown below.
AAACACAGGAGAAATCAGGTCTTTAATCATCCCTTCTTTAAGATGGTTTGGATTGAAGAAAGAGGGGCGGGATATTCGCGTACCCTGGAATCATATAAAAAAAATTGGGACAGATATGATAATCATTGATATTCCTGAAGAA
Proteins encoded:
- a CDS encoding YlmC/YmxH family sporulation protein, coding for MRLSEMSGKEIVDVKRAERLGILGHTDLEINENTGEIRSLIIPSLRWFGLKKEGRDIRVPWNHIKKIGTDMIIIDIPEEEE